TGTGGGGGATGAGCGGAAGGGAATTTTAAAGGCAGGAAACAGCGCAGATTTAGAAGCAACCTTCCACTTCGACCATATCTTTGGCGACGGCAGTGCTGCGCCTGATGATTCCCTGAATACTGGAGCATTAGGGTTTGAACCATTGGCCGCCCTTGCGAGTGGGGGGGAACTGGTTGTGGATCAGGCAACATTGCAGCAATCTCTTGCCCCTGAAGATTACGCCACCTTAGAGAAGGCTGTGTCTGGTTTCGGTCATGTTGGTGAAGGGCATTGTGGTGCGGATAGCTAACAGGGTTCATTCACCCATGCTTGAGTAAGAGACAAAGTGCCTCGTGATGTAAACAAATGACACTTACGGAATTTCCAGGTTTCGTAGCTTTATAGACCTTGATTTGACTCATTGAGTACTTCATTTAGAGGGCCAAGTTTTTATGGTCAAAAAACTGACGAGATGGCCATCGCCTCTTTGGCTAAGCGTTTTATCGATCGTGATGTTTGGCACGGCGCGCCACGCTTATGCCCATGGCGTGTCCATGTCCTATCAAACGACTGAGGTTATCGAAATCCAGGGAAAATACGATTCTGGAGAGCCGATGGCCGACGCTCAGGTGGCTGTATATGCGCCTGATGATCCCTCGACCCCTTGGCTCACGGGAACAGCAGATGACCAAGGCGTATTTATGTTCAAGCCAGATTTGAGCCAGCCTGGGAACTGGGAGGTTCAGTTTCGGCTGGCTGGCCACGGTGATATTATGACTATTCCTGTGGACGCTGAATCCAATCCTGTCGGCACTCGTGGGAGCACGGGGGGGCTGAATTCGGTGCAAAAGCTAATCGTTTTTGGTGCAATGACCTGGGGGTTTGTCGGAACTGCGCTTTATTTTTCGGGACGAAAGCAGCGGATGCAGAAATCTGCTGATTCTGGTCTACAGTCCACTCCTTCTCAGTTTTAAGTTTTCTAGCAAAGTGTGGGTCTGCGCGTGCATATTCCTGATGGTATTCTCCCGGCAAAGGTTTGTATTGGTGGCTATGCGATCGCTGGTTTAGCGACTTGGTATGCCTTACGTCAGATTCGTCACGATCCGGATCCGACGCAGAGCATTCCCAGGGCCTCCTTGCTAACGGCTGCTTTTTTTATTGCCTCATCGATTAGTATTCCGGTTCCCCCCGCGAGTGTCCATTTGGTTTTGAATGGTCTGCTGGGTGCGTTGCTGGGCTACTATGCGTTTCCTGCAATTCTAGTGGGGCTTTTCTTTCAGGCCGTGATTATTGGTCATGGAGGATTGACGACTTTAGGCGTGAATGCGGTGATGATGGGGATTCCTGCGTTAATTGCCCACCATGTGTTTCAAGGGCGTAGTTATGTCACTCGTTGGTGGAAAGACAGGATTGCGTTGGGCGTTTTTGCGTTTCTGGCTGGAGCGGTTGGCATTGGATTATCGGCGCTCATCTTTTTTGGGTTGGTCGTTACGACGATTCCCGCGACTTTTGATGCCTCTACGGAGCGAGCGGCGGTGTACGGTTTGACCCTCGCCCACATTCCGTTAATGGTGATTGAGGGTACGTTTACCGCGTTCATTGTGCTGTTTCTGAATCGGGTGAAGCCGGAGTTGTTTCCGGCTAAGGAGCATCTTTCATGAGGCTTGAGCTTGATGAGTATGCCGATTTAGATTCTCCCCTCCACCGATGGCATCCCCAATGCAAGCTGATTGGCTTGAGTACATTGATAGGGGCGATCGCCTTTGTCGAAGATATTCGCCTTTTGCCGATCGTCATTAGTCTCACGGCAGTTCTGTACTGGATTTCAGGATTGCCAATGTCCTACTGGGTTTCACGGGTTCATTATCCGGGCTATTTCTTGCTTGGGATTGTGGGGCTTTTGCCCTTTATTTCAGGGGATACGGTGCTGTGGCAGTGGGGGATCATCACGATTCGGCAGGAGGGATGTCTGGCCGTACTGCTGATTTCCTGCCGCTTCCTCGCCATCATTACCTTGAGTTTGCTGCTGTTTGGAACGGCTCCCTTTTTGACAATGGTAAAGGCGATGCGATCGCTCGGCTTACCGAGTGTCTTAACCGATATGCTGCTGTTATCCTATCGATACCTGTACGATATTGCCGACAATTTGGGACAAATGCAGCAATCGATGCGATTAAGAGGGTTCCACAGTGGTTACGCTGTCCAGACAGCGTCTCAGAGGCGATCGCTCCCGTTTGTACCAAATCTCTCGACACTAAAAATCCTGGCTTCTCTGACCGGAACGCTGTTGGTGAGGAGTTATGAACAGTCGGAACGGGTTTATAAAGCGATGCGGTTGCGGGGGTACGGATGTCAGCCTCGGCAAACAGCGTCTTGGAGCCAGACGATGGATCGAGCTAGCTTAATTGCGCTATTCGCTACGATTACGGGTGCAGCAAGCTTAATCCTTGTTCAAGCAATATTGAGGTAATCGCGCGTTTTTGGCAGGTTTCAACTAGGTTTTTACGTGTATGGATTATCCAAATTTCTCAACAGTTTCTCCGCGGGTTGCCACAGAGCCCAGTTTAGAGGTTCAGCTCGCGGCGATCGCGGCTCAGAATGTCAGCTTTTCCTATCCCGATAAGCCTGATACGCTGCAGAATGTTTCGCTTACCATCCAGCCGGGTGAACGGGTTGCCATTATTGGGCCGAATGGAGCCGGAAAGACAACGCTGTTTATGAGTATTTGCGGTGTGTTGAAGCCGCATCAAGGCGAGATTGAGGTGTTTGGGCGATCGATTGCGCTAGGCGAGTTTCGACCGGAAATTGGCTTAGTCTTTCAGAATCCAGATGACCAGTTGTTATCGGCGTCGGTATGGGATGATGTCGCCTTTGCCCCTCAAAATATGGGCTTGGATGAAGCAGCCGTTCACGAACGGGTACGAGAAGCCTTGCATTTGACCGGAACGACGGAGTTAGCCAATCGTGCGCCCCATCACTTATCGGGGGGGGAAAAACGGATGGTGGCGATCGCGGGTGTGATAGCGATGCACCCTCGTGTCGTTATCTATGACGAACCTTCGGCAAACTTGGATCTGAGGGCGCGACGGCGATTAATTAATTTTTTGAAGACTACGACGGAAACACTAGTGATCTCGTCCCACGATCTGGAATTTCTGCTAGAAGTGTGCGATCGCGTGATTTTGATGGATGAAGGGAAAATTGTTGCTGATGGAGAGCCCAAAACAATTATGGGTGATCAGGAGCTTATGGAAGCCCATGGTATGGAAAAACCTCACTCACTCGTGCCCCATCAACAGCCCCACCACGATCGCGATTCCGCTTGAATCCTAACGGTGGGTACGGGCGAGTTTGGCAGACCGAACCCAGCCAATGCCGAGATTCAATGGCGAAACCCGCCTCTACGAATTGATCATTGATTAACCGAATGTGCTGTTAGGACTCGGCAGACTTTGGCTTGAGTAATTTAGCGGGAATGCCGACGGCGGTTTGTCCTGCAGGCACGTCTGAGATCACCACTGCATTCGCGCCGATACAGGCGTCATCGCCAATGGTGACTGCGCCTAGAATTTTTGCGCCTGCCCCAACATTGACCCGCGCCCCCAGTTTCGGTGCATCAAGGGGGCGATCGAGATGCCGATTGCCAAGGGTGACGCCTTGGCGAATAATGCTGTCGTCTCCAATGACACTGTACCCATGGATTACGATCGCCCCTTGGTGTTCAATCACGACACGGCGACCCAGCGTTACCGTATAGGGAAGCTCAATCCCGTAGCCGTTGCGAACTTTGCGATAGAGAGCATTGTAAAGAAACTTGAGGGGGGCTCTGATGATCTTCGGTTGTGCCATGCGCCACACCCCAAATCGATACACGGCAACCGCTCGGAAACCGGGTAGAGTCCAGTCGCGCCCATGAGCTATCCAATCTTCTCGGATTTGTTCCCACAATCCCAATTCAAGCTGAACCCGCGCACCGTCTGCCCAAGATTTGAGTTCAGAGTTGACAGACTTTGATTCCCGGTTAATGGTGTCCGAATTGCTCAAAGCTGACCTCCTTTTACCAGGGCACTATTCATAAAAAAGTCGCTGAGGAGCTGAGGCGGATCGGAATCCGGCTTTCGCTGAATCACACGGCGGACTCTCCAGGTTAAGAAGCCAATCATCCACGCAAGTTCTGTCAGAATGGCATAGAACCAGCCGTAGTTTTTCACATAGTACCGTCGTCTGGATTCAAACCAATAGGTTGGGAGACGCTTGGCCTTCTGCTTAGCATCAGTCACCCCTGTACTTTGTCCCACGAAGTGAACCACTCGACTTTCAGGAACATACCAACACGACCATCCCGCGCGATGAGATGCTAAACAGAAGTCGAGTTCCTCGTAGTACAAGAAATACGCTTCGTCCATTAAGCCAATGTCATCAAACACTGCACGGCGCACCATCATACTCGCCCCTGCCACCCATTCTGTTTCACAGATTTCATCGGAAACGGGGGGCGCGACAATCCATTTCGAGAGAAGCTGGGTCACAATACCAAGGCGTAACCCACCCTCAAACTCGTTAACAATGTTAGGAAAACGAAAGGCAGACCGTTGAGGTGTACCATCCGGATCTTCGAGCCGACTGCCTGCGATGCCCGCTTCAGGGTTAGCGTCCATAAACTCCACAAGCGTGCGGATCGCACCGGGACGAACTACCGTGTCAGGATTGAGGAGGAAAACATAGTCTGGTGGAGTGTCAGACGCTAGCGCTGGACGGATCGCCGCATTATTTCCGAAGGCATAACCCCCGTTAACATCGAGGGGCATGAAGGTAGCCCACTCGTGCCACTGCTCGTTGGCGATCGCCGCTGCAATCTTTTCTGCAGAGCCATCTCCAGAGTGGCTATCGACTACGGTGACACGAATACCGGGCATGGCCTGAACTTCCGGCACGAGCGATCGCAAGCAGTCAATCACCAAGCCCGCAGTACGGTAGTTCACGATGACGACTAGGACAGATTTTTGATGAATCTGAGTTTCGGCAGACATAACTCCTCTGATACCAGTAAACATGGATGGCACGGCAGGCATAAAACAGAAGTTTTAGACTTTTAGATACATGATGAGGGAATGAATTATCTGATAAACACTTTATTTAAGCTGCAAGTTGAACATTCTTCAATTACCTTCAATTATCAGTATTCAGTTATCAGTATTCAGTATAGGAGACGATCCACTGCCCAGGGGCGTCAAGCATGAAATCGCTCGAAACTCCGGGAGCTTTAGAACTTTCACGCCAACTAATGGTCTTTGAACCTTGATAGAGAAGGATGCACAAGTCTTCATCTTAATGAATTTAGGTAGGCTAGCTGCATCCAGTATATCTGTTAACCCTTGAGGGCAGTGCAAAATTTCTAGCTGTATATATTAAGATGCTGTCAAGATTATTCCTCTTGAGGGTGAAAAGTACTAAAAAATCAAGAGGTTTCGTGTGTGAGTAGTAGAAGTACATTGGAGAGCGTCGCTCCATGATCAACTCTTTCGAGTTCTGATTCCAGATTGAATTTTTTCGTGAACAAGAAGATTAATTTTGTAAGGAAAATAAAATTTTCCAGAGCGATGATTCAGTGCTTTATAAGGCAATAGTTTGTCTGTAAATTTAAGAAAAAATATTCCTTTAGTCGGATATCTGCATTGGTTTTTATCTAAGGATTCAAACTCTAGATTGATTTCAAGCGAAGGGTTCGCGGCTTATAAATAGAATATGGATTTTGCCAGTAGAACGATGCTGTTGAGCACGTTAAGTTGATAGAAGAAAAGATGCTGAAAAGCGATTTAACAATGTTCTCTTGTTAATCAGAGCGATGGCGTTCTCGTCGTTGGCGATCGCTCATCTACTTGTGGCGCGGCCTTCTGAAGCTTTGCAATCAGGTCTGGATCGAGTATGTTGAGAAGCTTAGAGATGAGCAGCAAGATTCTGTAGAAACTGTAGGTAATTCTGTTCAAGACTTGTTCGAGTAGGATAGATTTCTACTCACCCTACAGTAAGCTTTGAACGCTCAATTGCTAAATTGAGTCTCCCCGTTTTCAGTATCTTAATGATTTGGATTTCATTTGGAGTTTGTGTCGTTAATAATTGACGGAAGGTATTGACTATGAATTACACCTATAGCGTTCCTACGTGATTTATGAAAAAGATGAGTTGTGAAATGTGCGCCCCGTCGGGGCGCACATTTCACAATCCAAATAGGATTGCTATATGTTCGGTTCAATCGGTTGATGCGTACAGTGTTAGCCGTGGTTGTGTGTGGCGTGATGTTATTTAGCATTGCGATGCCTGCCTATGCAATCGGGAGTTCAAAATCAAAGCCCTATGAAGGAGAAGCCCAGCTCAATGAGGTGCAGCGACGTTCTGAAGATGTGCTAAAGGCGGAACCTCGCTCAATGAATGATCTGAAGGAAACTGCTCAAGGGGGAATCAACGAGATTCAAGGCGCTGCGGACTACGATAAAATGAGTTGGCCTGAAAACTCCCAGGATGCAGAGTCTGTTCCCGACCAGATTAAGCGTGCATTTGACGCCCTGACGGATCGCTAAGCCTAGACGATCACCGCCTGTATGTTCGCAGTGCGGATTAAAACTTCACACGCTTGCATAATGCGATCGCCCTATCTCTCGCCAAGTAGGGCGATGTGCTGTGTGGATCTACATTTTACAAGTTGGAGGGCGTCAGCACACTTTTGTCGTTTTGCGGAAACAAGCAGTTCTGGTACGGAAGTAAGCTATTCCTTCAAACACTTCAGTTTGTAATAAGTGTATTTCGTAACGGATTCCTCGACATACACTCATAACAGTAATCATCGAACTCCAAAATTCCAATAGGTTCTAAACGGTTACGGTAATCAGCAAAGCTGGGTATCTCGTCCTGACTAGGTGCAAGTTTTACTGAATACCCATTAAGCAGGAATTGGTGTCGGACGCATCGTGTGAGGGGAGTTATAGAAGCTATGGTTCAGCCCAGCCTACCCGTAATGTCGAGTTTGCTGTTGGCTACAGTGGGCGCACCCGCTGTATCGGCTGTAGAACTGCCAGCAGAACCCATACCCCAGGCGGAGTCGCCATCCGTGGGTGCATTGCTGGAGTTTTCGGTTTCCCAGTCTGCCAATCCGATGGACGATCGCTTTCTGCAAGACATTCCGGTTCCCCCTCCCCCTGATGCTCCACCGGTGCTTTCCCCTGAAGTTGAATCAGAGTCCTCCTTGGATGCTCCGGATATGGAAGAGCTATCACCCCCTGAGCCTGATACGGATGCCGAGCCTCGGTTTTCGGTGCAAACGATCGAGGTTGTGGGTAGTACCGTATTTGATTCCGAGGATTTTGCACCTATCATTCAGCCTCTAGAGAACCGTGAAATTGGGTTGGCCGACCTTCAAGCCGCCACGGATGCGATTACGCAACTGTATCTAGACGAAGGCTATCTCACGTCGAGAGCGCTGCTTGTGGATCAGGAGATTACCAATGGCGTTGTTCAAATCCAGGTGATTGAAGGGAGCCTGTCAGATATTGAAATTTCAGGATTGCAGCGGTTGAATGAACGCTATGTGCGCGATCGCATTCAGCTTGGTGCGGGTGTTCCTTTAAAGACTCAAGATTTGGAAGAGCAATTGCGGCTACTGCGATTTGATCCGCTGTTTAAAACCGTAGAAGCGAGTCTGCGTCCATCGGGCACGGTGGGGCAAAGTATTTTGGTGGTTCGGGTTACGGAAGCTGACTCTTGGTTGGGGAGTTTTAGTGTAGATAACTATTCCCCTCCCAGCGTGGGATCGGAACGGATGAATGTGAGTCTTGGCTATCGCAATTTGACTGGATTAGGGGATGAAGTCAACGCCACCTATCGACGTACGACGACCGGAGGTGCAGAAATTGTTGAATTTGCCTATCAAGTGCCGCTAAACCCGATGGATGGCACCTTACAAATTCAAGCAATTTGGGACTGGAACGATATCACCGATGATGAGTTCGCTGATTTTGACATTTCCGGTTCGTCGGAGATCTATGAGATCAGCTTCCGGCAACCGCTCATTCGTCGGGTCGAGGAGGAGTTTGCGCTATCGTTGGGGCTGAGTTACAAAGACGGGCAAACGTTTTTGTTTGACTTACCGACGCCGTTCGGCATTGGCCCTGACGAGAATGGGGTGAGTCGGGTGACAGCTCTGCGCTTTGGGCAGGACTACGTCCACCGCGATCCGTATGGGGCATGGGCCGTGCGATCGCTCTTTAGTTTCGGTATTGACGTATTTGATCCAACGATTAACGAACCGCCCGTACCCGACGGTCTGTTCGTTAGCTGGTTGTTTCAAGGGCAGCGGGTGCAGCGTCTAGGGGAGGATCATTTGCTGATCGCGCTGCTCGATTTGCAACTGACCCCTAACAGTCTGCTGCCGTCTGAACAATTCGTGATTGGGGGAGGACAGTCGGTGCGGGGATACACCCAGAATGCGAGATCTGGGGACAATGGGTTTCGCTTCACCCTAGAGGATCGGATCACTCTAGCGTGAGATGCGTCGGCCAATCCGATTTTCCAGCTCGCTCCTTTCCTAGACGCGGGTGCGGTCTGGAATCATCCTTACCGGATCAGACGTTCTTAGCTAGCGTTGGCCTTGGAGCCTTGTGGGAGCCAATGCCTGGGTTAAATCTGCGTTTGGATTATGCTATTCCCTTTGTAAACTTGGATGATCGGGGCAATAATGCCCAGGATGAGGGCTTTTACTTCAGCGTGGGCTATCAGTTTTAGTTGTTTTTGCTCCGCTTGCTCCGTTGTTCTAACCGAAAGAACCACACCATTAGGGCGATAACGCCTAGCTGCAGGGCAAAGTTAGGCAGCGTTGCTGGATCTCCTCGACCAGCGACGAGTTGGCTTAGAAAAATGACCGCGCCAATCGCACCCGATGCTGCACAGGCAAAATAGACGAAAATGCGCAGACCTCGATAGGGGGCTTTCACTTCCGCCATGAGGCGATCGCGCTCTTCTGGGGTGAGCGATCGCGGTGAGATAGGGTTGCGAAACGGTTGCTTTGGATCTGGCTTAGACATCAGTTGCTTGTAGGCTTCCACGGTGTAGCGTTAGAGATTCATTCCCTCTACCTCTTGTAGCCTAACAGAATCAGAACATGCAGATGAGGCACCCGATGCAAGACTCTTTACCAAAATCCCCGTCGTCCACTGGGATGAATGGTGGCCCAATTGGTGCGTGCAGTAGCAAGCTGTTCCTCGGAAATCTTGGCTCCGGTGAGATCGGCTCCACAGAGATTTGCGCCCCGTAAATTTGCATTGCTGAGATAGGCATAGCTCAGGTCTGCGCCTCGTAAATTCGCATTACCCAAGTCGGCATGACTTAGATACGCCCTCGCTAAATTGGCGTTTTTCAAGACGGCTTCATTCAAATTAGCCCGCCCAAAATCAGCGTTAAAGAGGTTGGCACCTTGGAGATTGACTTTACAGAGCTTGGATTGATGGAAGCTCGCCCCTGACAAATTGGCGCGGGACAAATTCAACATGCCCAGGTTATGCAGTGTGAAGTCTCTGCGCCCTTTCGCATAGGCGTCTAGGATTTCCTTGGCATCCATACGCGCCAAAATTTTAGAGGCGGGTTGCTCACTGGAATTGCTGCGGGCTGCTCCCCCCGTACGATGGGGGGTATTACCACTGGATGAATTGGAGTCGAGGGAGGTTCGAGCGATCCCAGGTGTACGACGATTCCCCCCGGTTTGGATGTTGGTGGTATCGCCTCCTTGGCGGGCAATCTGGCGGGCACGAATTGCGGCGGCCATGCGTGCGGATGGGGAGGTGGATAGCGATGTGTGATCGCCTGCAGGATCTGCTGAGGGCGATCGCCCCGATTTTGCGACAGTATTTGGCCCAGACGACTTGCCCGCCGTTGTCACCATGCTTTGGGCAAGGCTATCCAGGTAGGGTTCCAGATCCAATGCGCGCAGAACGTCATTGGGGGATTGGTAGCGGTGGCGCACTGAGACTTCCAACATTTTTTGGAGAACGCCCGCAAAATGTTCGCTCACATGGACATGCTCTCTCCAAAGTAATTCCCCCGTCATGGAGTCATAGTTCATATCCTTGGGTGATTTCCCAGAAAGGAGATAAATGCAGGTGACCCCAAGCGCGTAAATATCGCTGGCATAAACCGGACGCATCGCCATTTGCTCTGGAGGGGCATACCCCGGTGTCCCGATGGCATAGGAGGTGAGTGCCGTTTGCTCCGATGCCCCCATCCTTTCTGGGCTAACCTGATCCTTAACGGCTCCGAAATCAATCAAAACTAACTTTTTGTCTTCGGCGCGGCGAATCAAGTTTGCAGGCTTGATGTCGCGATGGATCACCTGCTGGCTGTGGATATACTGCAACATTGGCAGGATTTCGCTCAGGAATTGTTTAACCCCGCTTTCGCTGAATGGGCCAGAATCGCGTACTTCCTGCTGTAGGGTTGATCCGCTAATATATTCTTGAACGAGATAAAATTCCTGATTTGCTTCAAAGTAGTCCAGTAGGCGAGGTACTTGAGGGTGATTCCCAATTTTGCCAAGGGTTTTAGCTTCGCGCTTGAAGAGATCGCGAGCCATTTGCATCACATGGGCTGAATGGGCGGCTGGCCGCAACTGCTTAATCACGCAGAAAGGACTGCCCGGTAGTGATTCGTCTTTGGCGAGAAATGTTGCGCCAAAACCTCCTTGCCCCAAGAGCTGTACCACGCGATAGCGATCTTTGAGCAGCAATTTGGAGCCACAAGCTTGACAAATCTCTGTGTGGGCTAAATTGTCAGGATTTGGGCAGGATGGGTTCAAGCAGTAGCTCATTCGACATCACTCATTCTTGTCGATCGCGGTGGCAATGCTTAGGAAAGGTCGTCGAAGCAGAGCACTTAATTACGTTCTATCTACCATTATTTCCTGAAATCCAGAAGCACTAACCGCTATTCCTACAGAGAATCGGATAAAGATTTCCTAAGGAAATGACAGTGTGGATTGAAATCCCGGTAAACACTGACACTAATGCTTCAGACTCAAGGTTAACCGTATGGAATTAAGCCTCTGCTTCGAAAGGACGATAGCGGTGTAACCCTTAGCTAGAGACACAGGTGGTTGTTAACGACTCTAGATCTGCTCTTCGTAATATGCGAACCATAAGGTTTTGTCCCTACTTCAACATTGTCTGACCGCATCTTCCGAAGATGCGCTATGGGCAGATGCCCATCATACTAGCAACACTTGAGGTTTGAATCTGCGATGGCTGCCATTGCGGGCTTAACTTGGGCCATCCTACATGAGTAGTGACGACGGGGTTAGGCAGAGCCTTGGGTGGACTGGGGTTTGGTGTCACGCCTCAAGAGGGAGTGCCGTGCGGCAATGGGGACATCGAGACTTATAGTCAGCAGGACTCGAAGAATCTGCTGTGACCAGCCCCTACGGTATTGCTATCTCTATCATGCCCAAAGTTTGGAGGTTATTAACAGATCGACGCGTTCACGTTTCGGGAAACGTATGCATATTTGCGGTGGTGATGAATACCAGTAGAATGCTGAAAATGCAGTGATCTCTGGTAAGAACTATGCCTCACGCGGCAATTGTTGGGTTAGGGAAGTCGGGAATTGGGGCGGCACGGCTGTTGAAGGTGCAGGGCTGGGACGTGTGGATTAGCGATCGCACCACCTCTCCATTTTTGGAACACCTTCAGACGAAACTTGAAGCTGAAGGGATTCCAGTCCGCTTGGGGCATACGATCCAACCTGATCCTGCTGAGCTTGATCGACTGGTGGTTAGTCCAGGGGTGCCGTGGGACTTGGAACCGATTGAGAAAGCGCGATCGCTCGGCATTGAAACCCTGGGCGAAATGGAATTGGCATGGCGATCGCTCCAGTCCTGGCCGTGGGTGGGCATTACGGGCACGAACGGCAAAACGACGACTACAGCGCTGGTTGCGGCGATGTTTCAGGCGGCGGGCTTGAATGCACCCTCCTGCGGCAATATTGGAAACGCGGCGACGGAGTTGGCCTATCAGGTTGTGACTCAGGGGGGACGCCCGTTGGATTGGGTGATTGCCGAGGTTAGCAGCTACCAGATTGAGTCGTCGGATACCTTAGCGCCTGAGATTGGCATTTGGACGACGTTTACCCCGGATCACCTCAGTCGTCACTACACGCTGGATAACTACTACGCGATTAAGGCAAGTCTCCTGGGGCGATCGCGCTATCAAGTCTTTAACGGTGACGATCCGTACCTGCGTGCTCATGCGCCGACCCAATTTGCGGATGCCTGCTGGACGAGCGTGCAGGGGAAAGAATATCTGGTGGCGAATCCAGACCGGGGCACCTACCTGGATAATGGCTGGGTCTTCCACGGACAAACACCGATTGTGCAAGCGGCAGATCTGCGAATGGTGGGCCGTCATAACCAGCAAAATTTGCTGATGGCGGCGGCGGCGGCGTGTTTGGCGGGGATTGACCCAGAGGCGATCGCCCAAGCCGTTCGCACCTTTCCCGGTGTTCCCCATCGGTTGGAACACATTTGCACCTGGCGGGGAATTGACTTCATCAACGATAGCAAGGCCACCAATTACGATGCGGCAGAGGTAGGACTAGCGGCGGTTGCGGCTCCGGCGATCCTGATTGCCGGGGGTGATCCGAAAGCGGGGGATGATGAAGGCTGGATGCGCCAAATTCACGCTAAGGCCGCAGCGGTGCTTCTGATTGGGGATGCCGCGCCTGCGTTTGCACAACGACTGGCGGAAACGGGCTACACCAACACTGAGATCGTCGAAACGATGGATCGGGCGGTGCGACGGGCGGCGGAACTGGCTCCGCAGGTGGGCGCACGGGTAGTGCTGCTGTCGCCTGCTTGTGCCAGTTTTGATCAGTACAGGAGCTTTGAGCAGCGGGGCGACCATTTCCGCCAGCTTTGCTTGGAGCAATTTCAGGATTAGGACAGAGGGGCAGCGCTTGAGAAATCGGTATTCTGTAGATAGGGTTTCCCACCTCGATTAACTCAGCGAATCATCTAGGAGAAAGACGCATGGTGCAACTCAGCGATCGCCCCACCCAGGAGTCGATTCAAGATTTGATTGGTCAGCAGCGAGCCTTTTTCCGCACGGGGAAAACCAAGGATGTGGAATTTCGGATGCAGCAACTCCAGACCTTGCGGCAAGCCATTCTTGATGCCCAAGATGCAGTAATGGCAGCGCTACACGCTGATTTGCGGAAACCGGAGTTTGAAACCTACGCCACCGAAATTGGGGTGATTCGCGAGATTGATCATGTTCTAAAGCACCTCAAATCGTGGGTAAAGCCGCGTAAGGTTGCCTCGCCCATCGATCAGTTTCCGGCAACGGCTAAAGTTCATGCGGAACCGCTGGGTGTAGTGTTGATTATTGGCCCCTGGAACTACCCATTTCAGCTTGCTCTGTCTCCGCTTGTGGGGGCGATCGCCGCTGGTAACTGCGCGATTTTGAAGCCCTCCGAACTGGCTCCGGCGACCTCGCGAGTCATTGCAGACCTAGCGCAAAAAATTTTCGATCCGGCCTACATTTCTGTGGTTGAAGGTGGGGTGGAAACGAGTCAAGCTCTACTGGCTGAAAAGTTTGAT
Above is a genomic segment from Synechococcales cyanobacterium T60_A2020_003 containing:
- a CDS encoding UDP-N-acetylmuramoyl-L-alanine--D-glutamate ligase; this encodes MPHAAIVGLGKSGIGAARLLKVQGWDVWISDRTTSPFLEHLQTKLEAEGIPVRLGHTIQPDPAELDRLVVSPGVPWDLEPIEKARSLGIETLGEMELAWRSLQSWPWVGITGTNGKTTTTALVAAMFQAAGLNAPSCGNIGNAATELAYQVVTQGGRPLDWVIAEVSSYQIESSDTLAPEIGIWTTFTPDHLSRHYTLDNYYAIKASLLGRSRYQVFNGDDPYLRAHAPTQFADACWTSVQGKEYLVANPDRGTYLDNGWVFHGQTPIVQAADLRMVGRHNQQNLLMAAAAACLAGIDPEAIAQAVRTFPGVPHRLEHICTWRGIDFINDSKATNYDAAEVGLAAVAAPAILIAGGDPKAGDDEGWMRQIHAKAAAVLLIGDAAPAFAQRLAETGYTNTEIVETMDRAVRRAAELAPQVGARVVLLSPACASFDQYRSFEQRGDHFRQLCLEQFQD
- a CDS encoding pentapeptide repeat-containing protein translates to MSYCLNPSCPNPDNLAHTEICQACGSKLLLKDRYRVVQLLGQGGFGATFLAKDESLPGSPFCVIKQLRPAAHSAHVMQMARDLFKREAKTLGKIGNHPQVPRLLDYFEANQEFYLVQEYISGSTLQQEVRDSGPFSESGVKQFLSEILPMLQYIHSQQVIHRDIKPANLIRRAEDKKLVLIDFGAVKDQVSPERMGASEQTALTSYAIGTPGYAPPEQMAMRPVYASDIYALGVTCIYLLSGKSPKDMNYDSMTGELLWREHVHVSEHFAGVLQKMLEVSVRHRYQSPNDVLRALDLEPYLDSLAQSMVTTAGKSSGPNTVAKSGRSPSADPAGDHTSLSTSPSARMAAAIRARQIARQGGDTTNIQTGGNRRTPGIARTSLDSNSSSGNTPHRTGGAARSNSSEQPASKILARMDAKEILDAYAKGRRDFTLHNLGMLNLSRANLSGASFHQSKLCKVNLQGANLFNADFGRANLNEAVLKNANLARAYLSHADLGNANLRGADLSYAYLSNANLRGANLCGADLTGAKISEEQLATARTNWATIHPSGRRGFW